From one Lycium ferocissimum isolate CSIRO_LF1 chromosome 7, AGI_CSIRO_Lferr_CH_V1, whole genome shotgun sequence genomic stretch:
- the LOC132065690 gene encoding uncharacterized protein At1g24485-like → MASSHFLLLVLVLCVFSVSADVFVSLDCGSSETYTDIENFIVWLGDEDYMSNGESYVVQSNNSVSHIMDTLRVFTSRNKNCYLIKVEKGGRVLIRASFNYGNYDGKSNPPSFSLQFDGNDWANVKTMSDQLVYYETIYVAKGEYLSVCLAQTVADQFPFISALEVRSLGSTMYDHVDDNHPLFLNRRIAYGSNQTIRYIDDPYDRLWVPGIPGNSLVSLTSDATDIDTTHEDQPPQEVLQNAISTANISNFVTLNMRFLPIDNVPIYMNMYFSEVTQLGPNQTRSFRIFKDTESFSDPILPPYGSFTQLFVSNLTVSPNTTFSIVPTTNSTLPPLINALEIFIVGDALTDGTNSQDVESLVSLQNEFEVLQDWSGDPCLPSPFTWDWLNCSSNDPPRITALYLNGFNLSGSLPDFSSMDALQTIDLSDNNLDGRIPDFLGTLPNLKELNLANNQFSGAIPDSVSNKNGLTIDISGNSDLCSTSDESCQTTDSSSSGDQPATRSANKSPKNKNRKKKNNLPIILGSTIPAFFLIWAIVGIFAILHYRSKVATTSAVNPGQTSGGNTPYGGAQGNNVDNIQMADKFDKDPEVAGQHESSTNV, encoded by the exons ATGGCTAGCAGCCATTTTCTCCTACTTGTTTTAGTTCTTTGTGTTTTCTCGGTTTCTGCTGATG TGTTCGTGAGCCTCGATTGTGGGTCATCAGAAACATACACTGATATTGAAAATTTCATAGTTTGGTTAGGAGATGAAGACTACATGAGCAATGGAGAATCCTATGTTGTACAATCCAACAACTCAGTATCCCACATAATGGACACACTTAGAGTGTTCACAAGCAGGAACAAGAATTGTTACCTAATTAAAGTCGAAAAGGGTGGACGAGTTTTAATTCGAGCTAGCTTTAACTATGGAAATTACGATGGAAAATCAAATCCTCCATCATTTTCACTTCAATTTGATGGGAATGATTGGGCCAATGTGAAAACCATGAGTGATCAACTTGTCTACTATGAGACAATTTATGTTGCTAAGGGAGAATACCTTAGTGTATGTCTTGCTCAGACAGTGGCTGATCAGTTTCCTTTTATATCAGCACTTGAAGTTCGTAGTTTGGGTTCTACCATGTATGATCATGTTGATGATAATCATCCTTTGTTCTTGAACAGAAGAATTGCTTATGGTTCTAACCAAACTATCAG GTACATAGATGATCCCTATGATAGATTATGGGTGCCTGGAATTCCTGGAAATTCATTAGTATCACTCACTAGTGATGCCACAGACATTGACACCACTCATGAAGATCAACCCCCACAAGAAGTGTTACAAAATGCAATTTCCACAGCCAATATATCAAATTTCGTAACACTGAACATGAGATTTCTTCCCATTGATAATGTTCCAATCTACATGAACATGTACTTTTCTGAAGTGACTCAACTTGGTCCCAACCAAACAAGATCCTTTAGGATTTTCAAAGACACTGAGTCTTTTTCAGACCCAATTTTGCCACCTTATGGGAGTTTTACTCAATTGTTTGTTAGCAATCTTACTGTTTCTCCAAACACTACATTTTCTATTGTGCCTACAACAAATTCTACACTTCCACCTCTTATCAATGCCTTGGAAATATTTATAGTTGGAGATGCGTTGACTGATGGAACAAACAGTCAAGATG TGGAGAGCTTAGTATCACTGCAAAACGAATTTGAAGTATTACAAGACTGGAGTGGTGATCCTTGTCTTCCATCACCCTTTACGTGGGATTGGCTTAATTGTAGCAGCAATGATCCACCTCGAATTACAGCACT GTACTTGAATGGCTTCAATCTGTCAGGATCACTTCCAGATTTTAGTTCCATGGATGCTCTTCAGAcaat TGATTTGAGTGACAACAATTTGGATGGACGTATTCCTGATTTCCTTGGCACCTTACCAAATCTTAAAGAACT GAATTTAGCAAACAACCAGTTCAGTGGAGCAATACCTGATTCAGTGTCAAACAAGAATGGCCTAACCATAGA TATTTCAGGCAATTCAGACTTGTGCAGTACATCTGATGAGTCTTGCCAGACCACTGATTCATCATCATCAGGAGATCAGCCAGCAACTCGATCCGCTAATAAATCGCCAAAGAATAAGaatagaaagaagaaaaacaatctGCCTATAATACTGGGTTCTACAATTCCAGCCTTCTTCCTTATCTGGGCTATTGTGGGTATTTTTGCTATTTTACACTACAGAAGCAAAGTGGCTACTACATCTGCTGTAAACCCAG GGCAAACCAGTGGAGGCAACACCCCTTATGGAGGAGCACAAGGAAATAATGTAGATAATATTCAAATGGCTGACAAGTTTGATAAGGATCCTGAGGTTGCTGGCCAACATGAGAGCTCAACAAATGTATAG